DNA sequence from the Deltaproteobacteria bacterium genome:
GGCGGCAGCGGACGGCTCGGACAGCAGGCCATCGGCCACTTGCTGGAGCACGGCTACGAGATCCTGAGCCTGGACATCGCGCCGCCGCCGGCGAAGCTGTGCGACTCCTGGCTGTGCGACCTGCGCCGCTCGGGCGATCTCTACGAGGCCTTCAAGGGCGCCTCCGCCGCCGTCCACCTGGGCGCCTACCAGGCCCCCAATCTGGCGCCCGATTGCGAAACCTTCAGCAACAACGTCAGCGCCACGTACAACGTGCTCAAGGCCGCCGTGGACTTGGGCGTCCCGCGTGTCGTGTGCGCGTCGAGCATCGCCGCCTACGGCTTCCTGTATGCCCCGAAGATATGGGCGCCCGACTACCTGCCTCTGGACGAGGCCCATCCGTGCCGGCCCCAGGACCCCTACGCCCTCTCGAAGGTGTTCGGCGAGCAACTCGCCGATTCCTGCACGGGCTACAGCGACCTCACCGTGGTGAGTCTCCGGTTCAGCGGCGTCAACTTCGACTTGACCTACGGGGAGTTGCCGCGGCGCTGGGCCGACCCCGCGGTGAGGATGGGAACGTTCTGGAGCTACGTGGACGCGCGCGACGCCGC
Encoded proteins:
- a CDS encoding NAD(P)-dependent oxidoreductase, which encodes MPKVVVTGGSGRLGQQAIGHLLEHGYEILSLDIAPPPAKLCDSWLCDLRRSGDLYEAFKGASAAVHLGAYQAPNLAPDCETFSNNVSATYNVLKAAVDLGVPRVVCASSIAAYGFLYAPKIWAPDYLPLDEAHPCRPQDPYALSKVFGEQLADSCTGYSDLTVVSLRFSGVNFDLTYGELPRRWADPAVRMGTFWSYVDARDAAVACRLALEAPLSGHEVFNIAAPTSRYPEPTDELVRRYVPGARIKEGYSGHWGGLDVTKAAETLGFVAAHVWRDYLNPDGTAKTPAPSEPE